In Rubrivirga marina, the following are encoded in one genomic region:
- a CDS encoding M36 family metallopeptidase, producing the protein MGSLAALGALVLLTASAAVAQSAVDAAGLYVRQNAGRLGLAAGDLDGLAVAHQSVSRVSGVTHVYFQQTLGGVPVHDGIVNVAVDRAGRVLSANSRAVANVGRTAQGARVLSADAAVRTAASSLGFSPTLEVARDFRGLGEGVVFRSDLASDDILARLRYVPAIGGPTTLAWLVDLSTPEDQRLWQVAVDAGSGAILGTGSLTDEDHWAADDHLPEGWAVVAPVSPASSSTLVDLARLTGTATIGAQAGVSGASAQYRVYAGAVESPSHGGDPYTDLRTLATGVNATASPLGWHNNGSTSFTITRGNNVHAGLDLLAPDGIEPGTEAEGGPSLLFDFAFDPGVQSPDAYRPAAVTNLFYWNNIVHDVAWFYGFDEPSGNFQATNTTGFGAGNDAVNAQTQDYSGTNNANFSTPVDGSAPRMQMYVWGTALVNEISFGTTTDVMSAAAFGVPFPTTGVTLDVALVNDGTALPNEGCGPLVNAAEVAGKFALVYRGSCAFTIKVKNAQDAGALGAIVINNAPGNPGTLGGADATVVIPAGMISNVTGAALVAALPTAATVRNLGQSVLNRDSDFDNGVIVHEYGHGISNRLTGGPATTSCLATNYTVGGVPFTSEQMGEGWSDYYALLLTDTNTDGRGIGTYLNFEPTTGQGIRPYRYSTSFGTNPATYDYIKTASAPHGVGFVWASMAWDMTRALVDRHGWDPDVYTGTGGNNLALALVTEGLKIQPCRPGFVDGRDAILTADVAITGGANQCLIWDAFSRRGLGASADQGAYYDRLDGTEAFDLPTSCSTSSMIIDAVNALKASGAITNGQATQLIAKITIAQARLDAARPRPAIALNRVEAFSASVRTIGVRRLTDEEEQYLLDLADGFTSRILEQYPGTTASLTEFGVTAGLEAGDLPSEFALDQSAPNPASGGSAEISFALPEAARVRLVVYDVMGRAVAEVADGQYAAGFHQATVDVSRLASGTYVYRLEAGDFVATRQMTVIR; encoded by the coding sequence TTGGGTTCTCTCGCCGCCCTCGGCGCCCTCGTCCTCCTGACCGCCTCCGCCGCAGTCGCCCAGTCCGCCGTCGACGCGGCAGGCCTCTACGTCCGCCAGAACGCGGGCCGGCTCGGCCTCGCCGCCGGCGACCTGGACGGCCTCGCCGTCGCTCACCAGTCCGTGAGCCGCGTCTCCGGCGTCACGCACGTCTACTTCCAGCAGACGCTCGGCGGCGTCCCCGTCCACGACGGGATCGTCAACGTCGCCGTCGACCGGGCCGGCCGCGTGCTCTCGGCCAACAGCCGGGCCGTCGCCAACGTCGGCCGCACCGCCCAGGGCGCCCGCGTGCTGTCCGCCGACGCCGCCGTCCGCACGGCCGCGTCCTCGCTCGGCTTCTCGCCGACGCTCGAGGTCGCCCGCGACTTCCGCGGCCTCGGCGAGGGCGTCGTCTTCCGCAGCGACCTCGCCTCCGACGACATCCTCGCGCGGCTCCGGTACGTGCCCGCCATCGGCGGCCCAACGACGCTCGCGTGGCTCGTCGACCTCTCGACGCCCGAAGATCAGCGCCTCTGGCAGGTCGCCGTCGACGCCGGCTCCGGCGCCATCCTCGGCACGGGCAGCCTGACCGACGAGGACCACTGGGCCGCCGACGACCACCTCCCTGAGGGCTGGGCCGTCGTCGCGCCCGTGTCGCCCGCCTCGAGCTCGACGCTCGTCGACCTCGCCCGGCTCACGGGCACGGCCACGATCGGCGCCCAGGCCGGCGTCTCCGGCGCCAGCGCGCAGTACCGCGTCTACGCCGGCGCCGTCGAGAGCCCGAGCCACGGCGGCGACCCCTACACCGACCTCCGCACGCTCGCGACCGGCGTCAACGCGACGGCCTCCCCGCTCGGCTGGCACAACAACGGCTCGACGTCCTTCACCATCACGCGCGGCAACAACGTCCACGCCGGACTCGACCTCCTCGCCCCCGACGGGATCGAGCCGGGGACCGAGGCCGAGGGCGGCCCGAGCCTCCTCTTCGACTTCGCCTTCGACCCGGGCGTCCAGTCGCCCGACGCCTACCGCCCGGCGGCCGTGACCAACCTGTTCTACTGGAACAACATCGTCCACGACGTGGCCTGGTTCTACGGCTTCGACGAGCCCTCCGGCAACTTCCAGGCGACGAACACGACCGGCTTCGGCGCCGGCAACGACGCCGTCAACGCCCAGACCCAGGACTACTCCGGCACGAACAACGCCAACTTCTCGACCCCTGTCGACGGCTCCGCGCCCCGCATGCAGATGTACGTCTGGGGCACCGCGCTCGTCAACGAGATCTCGTTCGGCACGACGACCGACGTCATGAGCGCCGCCGCCTTCGGCGTCCCGTTCCCGACGACCGGCGTCACGCTCGACGTCGCGCTCGTCAACGACGGGACGGCGCTCCCGAACGAGGGGTGCGGCCCGCTCGTCAACGCGGCCGAGGTCGCGGGCAAGTTTGCCCTCGTCTACCGCGGGTCCTGCGCCTTCACCATCAAGGTCAAGAACGCCCAGGACGCCGGCGCGCTCGGCGCGATCGTCATCAACAACGCCCCGGGCAACCCCGGCACGCTCGGCGGCGCCGACGCGACGGTCGTGATCCCGGCCGGCATGATCTCCAACGTGACCGGGGCCGCCCTCGTGGCCGCCCTCCCGACCGCGGCGACCGTCCGGAACCTCGGCCAGAGCGTGCTCAACCGCGACAGCGACTTCGACAACGGCGTCATCGTCCACGAGTACGGCCACGGCATCTCGAACCGCCTCACGGGCGGGCCCGCCACGACGAGCTGCCTCGCCACGAACTACACCGTCGGGGGCGTGCCGTTCACGAGCGAGCAGATGGGCGAGGGCTGGAGCGACTACTACGCGCTCCTCCTCACCGACACGAACACCGACGGCCGCGGGATCGGGACGTACCTCAACTTCGAGCCGACGACGGGCCAGGGCATCCGCCCCTACCGCTACAGCACGAGCTTCGGCACGAACCCGGCCACGTACGACTACATCAAGACGGCCTCGGCGCCGCACGGCGTCGGCTTCGTGTGGGCCTCGATGGCCTGGGACATGACCCGCGCCCTCGTCGACCGCCACGGCTGGGACCCCGACGTCTACACCGGCACCGGCGGCAACAACCTCGCCCTCGCCCTCGTGACCGAGGGGCTGAAGATCCAGCCGTGCCGGCCGGGCTTCGTCGACGGCCGCGACGCCATCCTCACGGCCGACGTGGCCATCACGGGCGGCGCGAACCAGTGCCTCATCTGGGATGCGTTCTCCCGCCGCGGCCTCGGCGCCAGCGCCGACCAGGGCGCCTACTACGACCGGCTCGACGGGACGGAGGCGTTCGACCTCCCGACGTCGTGCAGCACGTCGTCCATGATCATCGACGCCGTCAATGCCCTCAAGGCGTCCGGCGCGATCACGAACGGGCAGGCGACCCAGCTCATCGCCAAGATCACGATCGCGCAGGCGCGGCTCGACGCGGCCCGCCCGCGGCCCGCCATCGCGCTCAACCGCGTCGAGGCGTTCTCGGCGAGCGTCCGGACCATCGGCGTCCGCCGGCTCACGGACGAGGAGGAGCAGTACCTGCTCGACCTCGCCGACGGCTTCACCAGCCGGATCCTGGAGCAGTACCCGGGCACGACGGCGTCGCTCACCGAGTTCGGCGTCACGGCCGGTCTCGAAGCCGGCGACCTCCCGTCCGAGTTCGCGCTTGACCAGAGCGCTCCGAACCCGGCCAGCGGCGGCTCCGCTGAGATCTCGTTCGCGCTGCCGGAGGCCGCGCGCGTCCGCCTCGTCGTCTACGACGTGATGGGCCGCGCCGTCGCTGAGGTCGCCGATGGGCAGTATGCCGCCGGCTTCCACCAGGCCACCGTCGACGTGAGCCGCCTCGCGAGCGGGACCTACGTCTACCGCCTCGAGGCCGGCGACTTCGTCGCCACGCGCCAGATGACGGTCATCCGCTAA
- a CDS encoding NFACT RNA binding domain-containing protein, which yields MDFFTLHALAREWDARLAGAAVTEAWTQSPRELSLGLSADGAATTLRVICDPALTLVFRTDGAARQRRNTADVLDGLGGRGVERVRTAERDRHLFLDLDDGSRLQVVLFGSRPNVLWVDAADTVRAAFLDEDDHVGESAPEPRPAPAVESAGAFSERWRANRRTVEQAVAGAVPLFTRDLAVEAVRRAGLDPEAPPEGADLGALFEGVEAYRDALAAPEPVVYWRGPVAEAFSLVPRTDVPETWREERFETVDAALGVWAKRSLAQRAYSAEYGPLEKALAVAAGRRQRSAEAMLDELSQPSRAGRYETWGHLLMASAAGEGPGRESVRLDDIVGGTGEVEIPLDPARSSVENAERYYDKARRTRKAREAAERRWAEVDAEAERAADLLARVRATESLADLRALRDAEGAAIDALVGQRADDGPAEPFRRFALPGGYEALVGKHARGNAHLTTRVASPHDLWLHARGVAGSHVVVKRPGRSTTVPPEAVAAAARLAAWFSTARTQTVVPVTVTERKYVRPIKGGPPGLVRVDREDVLDVEPTAP from the coding sequence ATGGACTTTTTTACTCTCCACGCCCTCGCCCGCGAGTGGGACGCCCGGCTGGCGGGCGCCGCCGTCACGGAGGCGTGGACGCAGAGCCCGCGCGAACTGAGCCTCGGCCTGTCGGCCGACGGCGCCGCGACGACCCTTCGGGTCATCTGCGACCCGGCGCTCACCCTCGTCTTCCGCACCGACGGCGCGGCCCGCCAGCGCCGCAACACGGCCGACGTGCTCGACGGCCTCGGCGGCCGTGGGGTCGAGCGCGTCCGCACGGCCGAGCGCGACCGGCACCTCTTCCTCGATCTCGACGACGGGAGCCGCCTCCAAGTCGTCCTGTTCGGTTCGAGGCCGAACGTGCTCTGGGTGGACGCCGCGGACACCGTCCGTGCCGCGTTTCTCGACGAAGACGATCACGTGGGAGAGTCCGCGCCCGAGCCGAGGCCGGCGCCCGCGGTCGAGTCGGCCGGGGCGTTCTCGGAGCGCTGGCGGGCCAACCGGAGGACCGTCGAGCAGGCCGTCGCCGGGGCCGTCCCCCTGTTCACGCGCGATCTCGCCGTCGAGGCCGTCCGCCGCGCGGGCCTCGACCCCGAAGCCCCACCCGAAGGTGCCGACCTCGGCGCGCTGTTCGAGGGAGTCGAGGCCTATCGCGACGCGCTCGCCGCGCCGGAGCCGGTCGTCTACTGGCGCGGCCCCGTCGCCGAGGCGTTCTCGCTCGTCCCGCGCACCGACGTGCCGGAGACTTGGCGGGAGGAGCGGTTCGAGACGGTCGACGCGGCCCTCGGCGTATGGGCGAAGCGGTCGCTCGCCCAGCGGGCCTACAGCGCCGAGTACGGGCCACTCGAGAAGGCGCTCGCCGTCGCGGCCGGTCGCCGCCAGCGCTCGGCCGAGGCCATGCTCGACGAGCTGTCGCAGCCGTCGCGCGCCGGCCGCTACGAGACGTGGGGCCACCTCCTGATGGCGTCGGCGGCCGGGGAGGGGCCCGGGCGCGAGTCCGTTCGCCTCGACGACATCGTCGGAGGGACGGGCGAGGTCGAGATCCCGCTCGACCCGGCGCGGTCGTCCGTCGAGAACGCCGAGCGGTACTACGACAAGGCGCGGCGGACGCGGAAGGCGCGCGAGGCCGCCGAGCGCCGCTGGGCCGAGGTCGACGCCGAGGCGGAGCGGGCCGCCGACCTGCTGGCGCGCGTCCGCGCGACGGAATCGCTCGCCGACCTCCGCGCGCTCCGCGACGCTGAGGGGGCTGCCATCGACGCGCTCGTCGGCCAGCGCGCCGACGACGGGCCGGCCGAGCCGTTCCGCCGGTTCGCGCTGCCCGGCGGCTACGAGGCGCTCGTCGGGAAGCACGCGCGGGGCAACGCCCATCTCACGACGCGCGTGGCCAGCCCGCACGACCTCTGGCTCCACGCGCGCGGCGTCGCCGGCAGTCACGTCGTGGTCAAGCGGCCCGGCCGGTCGACCACGGTGCCCCCGGAGGCCGTCGCCGCGGCGGCCCGGCTGGCGGCGTGGTTCTCGACGGCGCGGACCCAGACCGTCGTGCCCGTGACCGTGACGGAGCGGAAGTACGTCCGCCCGATCAAGGGCGGCCCGCCCGGGCTCGTCCGCGTCGACCGCGAGGACGTGCTCGACGTGGAGCCGACCGCGCCCTAG
- a CDS encoding SMP-30/gluconolactonase/LRE family protein: MTRPAPLLLALALAAPALAQGSQPYAVGDSLGVRDADGAFEATSSNVTVFGAIYGAESCAYDAERGLIVVPNRGAPQSVQTNDAWVSLLRSDGSVHTVRWIGVQGPDQRAGLAPPLVLNEPLGSEIAGGVLTIADRDGGTGPDDPSVGVIRQFDARTGAPVREVRVDGAPWLNDVAVADDGTVFVTQTGDLSPDPDASTFRVWRIGTDGAASVLIEGAPLVQPNGIAFDPQGRLVVANYGDDAVLTFSRSGELVTTQHAVQAGGDGLVILPDGTTYVSSIAHGGVSRIRPGEPAELIARGIPTAASMCYDAGANQLVVPMNPNHGLAFVSLD; this comes from the coding sequence ATGACTCGACCCGCTCCCCTACTTCTCGCGCTCGCGCTCGCCGCCCCGGCGCTCGCGCAGGGCTCCCAGCCGTACGCCGTCGGCGACTCGCTGGGCGTCCGCGACGCGGACGGGGCCTTCGAGGCGACGTCCTCGAACGTCACCGTCTTCGGGGCCATCTACGGCGCCGAAAGCTGCGCCTACGACGCCGAGCGCGGCCTGATCGTCGTCCCCAACCGCGGCGCCCCGCAGTCGGTCCAGACGAACGACGCCTGGGTCTCGCTCCTCCGCTCCGACGGGTCGGTCCACACGGTCCGGTGGATCGGGGTCCAGGGGCCGGACCAGCGCGCGGGCCTCGCCCCGCCGCTCGTGCTCAACGAGCCGCTGGGGAGCGAGATCGCCGGCGGCGTGCTCACCATCGCCGACCGCGACGGGGGGACCGGGCCCGACGACCCGAGCGTGGGCGTGATCCGCCAGTTCGACGCGCGGACCGGCGCGCCCGTCCGCGAGGTCCGCGTCGACGGCGCCCCCTGGCTCAACGACGTCGCGGTGGCGGACGACGGGACCGTCTTCGTCACCCAGACCGGCGACCTCAGCCCGGACCCTGACGCCTCGACGTTCCGGGTCTGGCGGATCGGCACAGACGGGGCGGCGTCGGTCCTCATCGAGGGCGCCCCGCTCGTCCAGCCTAACGGGATCGCCTTCGACCCCCAGGGCCGCCTGGTCGTCGCCAACTACGGCGACGACGCGGTGCTGACGTTCTCCCGGTCTGGCGAGCTCGTCACGACGCAGCACGCCGTACAGGCGGGCGGCGACGGGCTCGTGATCCTCCCGGACGGGACGACGTACGTGAGCAGCATCGCCCACGGCGGGGTCTCCCGGATCCGCCCCGGGGAGCCCGCCGAGCTCATCGCGCGGGGCATCCCGACGGCCGCGTCGATGTGCTACGACGCCGGCGCGAACCAGCTCGTGGTGCCGATGAACCCGAACCACGGGCTCGCGTTCGTCTCGCTCGACTAG
- a CDS encoding undecaprenyl-diphosphate phosphatase, whose translation MTWWQAALLGLIQGLAEFLPISSSGHLVLGEYVLGLDTGAANDVTFEVFVHFGTALSILVVYRHRIWRILRDAAGALATPSAWAEAVRPGRIERARGDEIDYEPQPSGGPIPSLRVALYVLITMVPTFIGYLLFEEALEALFGDPRFVCGALLVTGVLLLLTRLRPDPDGVLSPGKALLVGIAQTCALIPGISRSGSTICTAIYLNVDRKEAADFSFLMLLPVVLGATLLKTLDMIEVGMTVEAVPLAVGTLVAFASGIFAIRAVQVLVQRQSLQYFAYYCFAIGIAGLILI comes from the coding sequence ATGACGTGGTGGCAAGCCGCCCTCCTCGGCCTCATCCAAGGCCTCGCCGAGTTCCTCCCGATCTCGTCCTCCGGCCACCTCGTCCTCGGCGAGTACGTGCTGGGGCTCGACACCGGGGCGGCCAACGACGTCACGTTCGAGGTGTTCGTCCACTTCGGGACGGCCCTCTCCATCCTCGTGGTCTACCGGCACCGGATCTGGCGCATCCTCCGCGACGCGGCCGGCGCGCTCGCGACGCCGAGCGCGTGGGCCGAGGCCGTCCGCCCCGGTCGGATCGAGCGGGCGCGCGGCGACGAGATCGATTACGAGCCGCAGCCCTCGGGCGGACCGATCCCGTCGCTCCGCGTGGCGCTCTACGTCCTCATCACGATGGTCCCGACGTTCATCGGCTACCTCCTGTTCGAGGAGGCGCTCGAGGCCCTCTTCGGCGACCCGCGGTTCGTGTGCGGCGCGCTCCTCGTGACCGGCGTGCTCCTCCTCCTGACGCGCCTCCGCCCGGACCCCGACGGCGTCCTCTCCCCGGGCAAGGCCCTCCTCGTCGGCATCGCCCAGACGTGCGCGCTCATCCCCGGCATCAGCCGCTCGGGCTCGACCATCTGCACGGCCATCTACCTCAACGTCGACCGGAAGGAGGCGGCGGACTTCTCGTTCCTGATGCTGCTGCCGGTCGTGCTCGGGGCCACGCTCCTCAAGACGCTCGACATGATCGAGGTCGGGATGACGGTCGAGGCGGTGCCGCTGGCGGTCGGGACGCTCGTGGCGTTCGCGTCGGGCATCTTCGCGATCCGGGCGGTCCAGGTGCTCGTGCAGCGCCAGTCGCTCCAGTACTTCGCGTACTACTGCTTCGCCATCGGCATCGCGGGGCTGATCCTCATCTGA
- a CDS encoding nuclear transport factor 2 family protein has protein sequence MRRVVGPTRYPTVAASRLPSSRSRRASWSRTSFWKWSGGIHYKHAEIQAASVRFVGTTAIVLNTIRLDAVVGGNEVTNPFEVTEVYVREGSDWTLASLSFTRLLR, from the coding sequence GTGCGACGGGTCGTTGGACCCACGCGGTACCCCACCGTCGCCGCGTCGAGGTTACCCTCTAGCAGGAGCCGCCGGGCCTCCTGGAGCCGGACCTCCTTCTGGAAATGGAGCGGCGGGATCCACTACAAGCACGCCGAGATCCAGGCGGCGTCGGTCCGGTTCGTCGGCACGACGGCCATCGTGCTCAACACGATCCGGCTCGACGCCGTCGTCGGCGGGAACGAGGTGACGAACCCGTTCGAGGTGACGGAGGTGTATGTCCGCGAGGGCAGTGATTGGACGCTGGCCTCGCTCTCGTTCACCCGGCTCCTGCGGTAG
- a CDS encoding serine hydrolase produces MPTVRLWAFAALAVLAGCRSAAPPSVSEFAPLAEAVEGVLARHPAATVAVVVRRAAPGDTVAYGRNADRPFHAASTMKVPVMIEAFRQVETGLRAWDDPVRVENRFRSIVDGSEFAITDDSDDALYSRLGQDVPFRDLVERAITTSSNLATNLLIDRLTADSVQATAVRLGAPGMRVLRGVEDLKAFEAGLNNRTTAGALATLMEALRDGRAVSPEADAAMVDVLDDQAFNEMIPADLPAGVRVAHKTGEITEIHHDAAIVYPEGAAPYVLVILTEGLEDHAESARLGAEVSRAIYDVLVGD; encoded by the coding sequence ATGCCCACCGTCCGTCTCTGGGCGTTCGCGGCGCTGGCGGTCCTCGCCGGCTGCCGGAGCGCCGCCCCCCCGTCCGTGTCCGAGTTCGCCCCGCTCGCCGAGGCCGTCGAGGGCGTCCTCGCCCGCCACCCCGCGGCGACGGTCGCCGTGGTCGTCCGCCGCGCCGCGCCCGGCGACACCGTCGCCTACGGCCGCAACGCCGACCGCCCGTTTCACGCGGCCTCGACGATGAAGGTGCCCGTCATGATCGAGGCGTTCCGCCAGGTCGAGACCGGCCTCCGAGCCTGGGACGATCCGGTCCGCGTCGAGAACCGGTTCCGCTCGATCGTCGACGGCTCCGAGTTCGCCATCACCGACGACTCCGACGACGCGCTCTACTCGCGCCTCGGGCAGGACGTCCCGTTCCGCGACCTCGTCGAGCGCGCCATCACGACCTCGTCGAACCTGGCCACGAACCTCCTCATCGACCGGCTCACGGCCGACTCGGTCCAGGCGACGGCCGTCCGACTGGGCGCCCCCGGGATGCGCGTGCTGCGGGGCGTCGAGGACCTCAAGGCGTTTGAGGCGGGCCTCAACAACCGGACCACGGCCGGGGCCCTCGCGACCCTCATGGAGGCGCTCCGCGACGGCCGCGCCGTCTCGCCCGAGGCCGACGCCGCCATGGTCGACGTGCTCGACGACCAGGCGTTCAACGAGATGATCCCGGCCGACCTCCCCGCCGGCGTCCGCGTGGCGCACAAGACGGGCGAGATCACGGAGATCCACCACGACGCGGCCATCGTCTACCCCGAGGGCGCCGCACCGTACGTCCTCGTGATCCTGACCGAGGGGCTCGAAGACCACGCCGAGTCCGCCCGCCTCGGCGCCGAGGTCAGCCGGGCCATCTACGACGTGCTCGTGGGCGACTAG
- a CDS encoding aldo/keto reductase, translated as METRTLGQGLAVSTLGYGCMGLSIGYGQRTETAEAVRVIRHAVDRGVTFFDTAEVYGPFVNERVVGEALAPVRNDVVIATKFGFDVDPETGENRGGLNSRPGHIRTAVEGMLRRLRTDRIDLLYQHRVDPDVPIEDVAGTVKELIEAGKVLHFGLSEAGVDTIRRAHAVQPVTALQSEYSLWWREPEIEIVPVLEELGIGFVPFSPLGRGFLTGAIDPDTEFAEDDFRASVPRFNKENREANRAFVALLQRIAAEKVATPAQVALAWLLAQRPWIVPIPGTTKTHRLDENVAAADLALTADDLRRIEAGASQIKAAGARYSEDSQRMIDR; from the coding sequence ATGGAGACCCGCACCCTCGGACAAGGCCTCGCCGTCTCCACCCTCGGCTACGGCTGCATGGGCCTCAGCATCGGGTACGGCCAGCGGACCGAGACGGCCGAGGCCGTCCGCGTTATCCGCCACGCCGTCGACCGCGGCGTCACCTTCTTCGACACGGCCGAGGTCTACGGTCCATTCGTCAACGAGCGGGTGGTCGGCGAGGCGCTCGCGCCCGTCCGCAACGACGTGGTCATCGCGACGAAGTTCGGGTTCGACGTCGACCCCGAGACCGGCGAGAACCGGGGCGGCCTGAACAGCCGCCCCGGGCACATCCGGACGGCCGTCGAGGGGATGCTCCGGCGGCTTCGGACCGACCGGATCGACCTCCTGTACCAACACCGTGTCGACCCGGACGTGCCCATCGAGGACGTCGCCGGAACCGTGAAGGAGCTGATCGAGGCGGGCAAGGTGCTCCACTTCGGGCTCTCCGAGGCCGGCGTCGACACGATCCGCCGGGCGCACGCGGTCCAGCCGGTGACGGCGCTTCAAAGCGAGTACTCGCTGTGGTGGCGCGAGCCTGAGATCGAGATCGTGCCGGTGCTCGAGGAGCTCGGCATCGGGTTCGTCCCGTTCAGCCCGCTCGGCAGGGGGTTCCTGACCGGCGCCATCGACCCCGACACCGAGTTCGCCGAGGACGACTTCCGGGCGTCGGTCCCCCGGTTCAACAAGGAGAACCGGGAGGCCAACCGGGCCTTCGTCGCCCTCCTCCAGCGGATCGCGGCCGAAAAGGTCGCGACGCCGGCTCAGGTCGCCCTCGCGTGGCTGCTGGCGCAGAGGCCGTGGATCGTCCCGATCCCGGGCACGACCAAGACGCACCGCCTCGACGAGAACGTGGCCGCGGCCGACCTCGCGCTGACCGCCGACGACCTCCGCCGGATCGAGGCGGGCGCGTCCCAGATCAAAGCCGCGGGCGCGCGCTATTCGGAAGACTCTCAGCGGATGATCGACCGGTAG